A genomic window from Martelella lutilitoris includes:
- a CDS encoding CaiB/BaiF CoA transferase family protein codes for MVKILKNIRVVELGTYITGPAAAMHLGDLGADVIKVERPGAGDPFRAFKGGLYSPHYQTYNRNKRSIAIDTKEPDELAFLRDLVSTADVFIQNFRPGVAERLGVGEADLRKVKPDLIYCAISGFGQSGPARDRPAFDTVAQAASGFLRLVTPPTNPRVIGPAIADALTGQYAAMAILAALLERASTGKGRRIDISMLEAMTHFNLDSFTHYFAVDEIMGPLSRPTVSQSYTFECSDGKWVAIHMSSPAKFWEGLLKATGQEQLADDPRFAERLERIQHQDDLIEILTPVFKSMTRDAWCEKLLEEGVPHAPAYDSDEALDDPQAQHLKIAVEMDHPEKGKTKTVRPPYSFDEQVETDIVAPPLLDQHGAEIRAEIARRKAG; via the coding sequence GTGGTCAAGATTCTCAAGAATATCAGGGTTGTCGAACTCGGCACCTATATCACCGGGCCGGCCGCCGCCATGCATCTCGGCGATCTCGGCGCCGATGTGATCAAGGTGGAGCGTCCGGGAGCAGGCGATCCCTTCCGCGCCTTCAAAGGCGGTCTCTATTCGCCGCATTACCAGACCTATAATCGCAACAAGCGTTCGATCGCGATCGATACCAAGGAACCGGACGAACTGGCGTTTCTGCGTGATCTCGTCTCGACAGCCGATGTTTTCATCCAGAACTTCAGGCCCGGCGTTGCCGAACGTCTGGGCGTTGGCGAAGCTGACCTGCGCAAGGTCAAACCCGATCTGATCTATTGCGCGATTTCCGGTTTCGGCCAGTCGGGCCCGGCGCGCGACCGCCCGGCCTTTGATACCGTGGCCCAGGCGGCCAGCGGTTTCCTGCGGCTTGTGACGCCGCCGACCAATCCGCGGGTCATCGGCCCCGCGATTGCCGACGCGCTCACCGGGCAATATGCGGCGATGGCGATTCTCGCCGCGCTTCTGGAGCGCGCAAGCACCGGCAAGGGCCGCCGCATCGATATCTCGATGCTGGAGGCCATGACCCATTTCAACCTCGACAGCTTCACGCATTATTTCGCCGTGGATGAGATCATGGGCCCGCTCTCTCGGCCGACCGTTTCGCAGAGCTACACATTCGAGTGTTCGGACGGCAAATGGGTGGCGATCCACATGTCCTCGCCGGCGAAATTCTGGGAAGGGCTGTTGAAGGCGACAGGGCAGGAGCAGCTTGCCGACGACCCCCGTTTTGCCGAGCGGCTGGAGCGCATCCAGCATCAGGACGACCTCATCGAGATCCTGACGCCCGTCTTCAAGTCGATGACGCGCGACGCATGGTGCGAAAAGCTGCTTGAGGAAGGGGTACCCCACGCGCCGGCCTATGATTCCGATGAAGCGCTCGATGATCCGCAGGCGCAGCATCTGAAGATCGCCGTCGAGATGGATCACCCCGAAAAGGGGAAGACCAAGACGGTGCGACCGCCCTACAGCTTCGACGAGCAGGTTGAGACAGACATTGTCGCGCCGCCATTGCTTGACCAACACGGTGCGGAAATACGCGCCGAGATTGCCCGCCGCAAGGCGGGCTGA
- a CDS encoding citryl-CoA lyase produces the protein MRIGKQDGAFTAIAESDADSITVRGHDLCNELIGKIDFSDYFWLLVTGEKPNAAQRRMMDSCLVAIAEHGLVPSVQAARMTLAAGPDAWQGAMAAGILGMGSVVAGSSEQAGRFLVSVVEAADRIDGDIEKAATEAVTQLKAERQKVPGLGHPQHSAGDPRANRLLAIADEEGIAGRYIEALRVLADVAPKIVNRPLPINVSGAIPATILDAGWPVDALKAVPILARTAGLSAHLLEESRRSIGFIMSHKADLAIEYDGEKPKNMNAE, from the coding sequence GTGCGAATTGGAAAACAAGACGGCGCCTTCACTGCAATTGCTGAATCCGATGCAGACAGCATCACCGTGCGCGGCCATGACCTGTGCAACGAACTGATCGGCAAAATCGATTTCAGCGACTATTTCTGGCTGCTCGTGACCGGTGAAAAGCCGAATGCCGCCCAGCGCCGCATGATGGATTCCTGCCTTGTCGCCATTGCCGAGCATGGTCTCGTCCCCAGCGTCCAGGCCGCGCGCATGACGCTTGCCGCGGGGCCCGATGCCTGGCAGGGCGCGATGGCGGCCGGCATTCTCGGCATGGGCAGCGTGGTCGCCGGCTCTTCCGAACAGGCCGGTCGTTTTCTCGTATCCGTTGTCGAAGCGGCCGACCGGATTGACGGCGACATTGAGAAGGCGGCGACGGAGGCCGTGACCCAGCTCAAGGCCGAACGCCAGAAGGTGCCGGGCCTTGGCCATCCCCAGCATTCGGCCGGTGATCCGCGTGCCAACAGGCTGCTTGCGATCGCCGACGAGGAGGGCATTGCCGGCCGCTATATCGAAGCGCTTCGCGTGCTTGCGGATGTCGCGCCGAAGATCGTCAACCGTCCGCTGCCAATCAATGTGTCCGGCGCCATCCCGGCAACAATCCTTGATGCCGGCTGGCCGGTCGACGCGTTGAAGGCGGTGCCGATCCTCGCCCGCACAGCCGGTCTTTCCGCGCACCTTCTGGAAGAGAGCCGGCGTTCCATCGGTTTCATCATGTCGCACAAGGCGGATCTTGCGATCGAATATGACGGCGAGAAACCCAAGAACATGAACGCGGAATAG
- a CDS encoding IclR family transcriptional regulator domain-containing protein, which produces MAEILKFVEDSDRPAEFVEALAKGLAILECFDAAHSEMTLSEVARRVGLSPAAARRSLITLQTLGYVGQTNKHFHLRPKVMTLSSAFYFSAHIDEVLQPNLRALVEQFGDASSVGTLDGDHVIYVAHVSVQRARRAAAVIGARYPAGATSLGRVLLAGQSDEALEHYLQTAKLEALTSKTVTDPVVLREKIMAVRADGYATTVDQLDYGITALAVPIRNFEGRTIAALNTSGYTGMVTPESMIAERLPALREAASHIAHAMSRYPVLQSTMGT; this is translated from the coding sequence GTGGCTGAAATTCTGAAATTCGTCGAAGACAGCGACAGGCCTGCCGAATTCGTGGAGGCGCTTGCCAAGGGGCTTGCGATCCTCGAATGCTTCGACGCCGCCCATTCCGAGATGACGCTGAGCGAGGTGGCGCGCCGCGTCGGCCTTTCGCCGGCAGCCGCCCGCCGCAGCCTGATCACGCTGCAGACGCTCGGCTATGTCGGCCAGACCAACAAGCATTTTCACCTGCGTCCCAAGGTGATGACGCTGAGTTCGGCCTTCTATTTCTCCGCTCATATCGACGAGGTGCTGCAGCCCAATCTGAGGGCGCTGGTCGAACAGTTCGGCGACGCGTCTTCTGTGGGCACGCTGGACGGCGATCATGTGATCTATGTCGCCCATGTCTCTGTGCAGCGCGCCCGCCGCGCCGCCGCCGTCATCGGCGCGCGCTATCCGGCAGGCGCCACCTCGCTCGGCCGCGTGCTTCTCGCCGGACAGTCCGACGAAGCGCTGGAACATTATCTTCAGACCGCCAAGCTTGAGGCGCTGACCTCCAAGACGGTCACCGACCCCGTTGTCCTGCGCGAAAAGATCATGGCCGTCCGCGCGGATGGTTATGCGACGACCGTCGACCAGCTCGACTACGGCATCACCGCGCTTGCGGTTCCCATCAGGAATTTCGAAGGCCGCACGATCGCGGCGCTTAACACCTCGGGCTACACCGGCATGGTGACGCCCGAAAGCATGATCGCGGAACGACTGCCCGCGCTCAGGGAAGCGGCATCGCATATCGCGCATGCCATGAGCCGGTATCCGGTTCTGCAATCGACAATGGGAACCTGA
- a CDS encoding amidohydrolase family protein codes for MCRLCDISRRHLPYPNFGPTGGGMGVSAYATPVAEGVPEACGREGQRTLIKNGIILSMDDSVGDFEKGDILIEGSRIIEIAETISADDAIVIDASGKIVMPGFIDTHHHQFETALRGQLANAILINDGLPANAQNYYETVLQSFSLVYRPEDVYINELFGALSQLDAGVTTVMDVSQIHHSPAHSDAVVSALKDSGRRSVFGYFEGWGDDAQYPGDAARLREQYFSSDDQLLTMIMGGEIYLPFHEQSWKVGRDLDLPIALHVVGTFGMQPTFDGLGANGAFGEDNIFIHMTGMSDDGWKYARDAGAHISLSVPIEMQMRHGTPPIQKAIDYGMSLSLSTDVECTMTADFFTQMRAMVTMQRMFANEKALAGEEYPALLTARQAIRAATIGGAEGLKLDRRTGSLTPGKDADIILLDAEALNVAPLNNVPGTVVTLMERSNVDSVLVAGKVRKWQGKLVGADIAHLRGELEKSRDYIFEKAGIARSLFGD; via the coding sequence ATGTGCAGGCTTTGTGACATTTCCAGACGCCATCTGCCCTACCCGAACTTCGGACCCACGGGCGGCGGCATGGGCGTATCGGCGTACGCCACGCCTGTTGCCGAGGGTGTACCGGAAGCATGCGGCCGTGAAGGCCAGCGCACGCTGATCAAGAACGGCATCATCCTCTCCATGGATGACAGCGTCGGCGACTTCGAGAAGGGCGATATCCTGATCGAGGGATCGCGCATCATCGAGATTGCCGAGACCATTTCGGCGGATGACGCCATCGTCATCGATGCTTCCGGCAAGATCGTCATGCCCGGCTTCATCGACACGCATCACCATCAGTTCGAGACCGCGCTGCGCGGCCAGCTCGCAAACGCCATCCTCATCAATGACGGCCTGCCGGCGAACGCCCAGAATTACTACGAGACCGTGCTGCAGTCCTTCTCCCTCGTCTACCGACCGGAGGATGTCTACATCAACGAACTCTTCGGCGCGCTGTCGCAGCTCGATGCCGGGGTGACGACGGTGATGGATGTGAGCCAGATCCACCACTCTCCCGCCCATTCGGATGCCGTGGTCTCGGCGCTGAAGGATTCGGGCCGCCGTTCCGTCTTCGGCTATTTCGAGGGCTGGGGCGATGACGCGCAATATCCGGGCGACGCGGCGCGGCTGCGCGAGCAGTATTTCTCCTCCGATGACCAGTTGCTGACCATGATCATGGGCGGCGAGATCTACCTGCCCTTCCACGAGCAATCCTGGAAGGTCGGGCGCGACCTCGACCTGCCGATCGCCCTCCACGTCGTCGGCACGTTCGGCATGCAGCCGACCTTCGACGGGCTTGGCGCAAACGGCGCGTTCGGCGAGGACAATATCTTCATCCACATGACCGGCATGTCGGATGACGGCTGGAAATATGCCCGCGACGCCGGGGCCCATATCTCGCTGTCCGTGCCGATCGAGATGCAGATGCGCCACGGCACGCCGCCAATCCAGAAGGCCATCGACTATGGCATGAGCCTTTCGCTCTCCACCGACGTGGAATGCACGATGACCGCGGATTTCTTCACCCAGATGCGCGCCATGGTCACCATGCAGCGCATGTTCGCCAATGAAAAGGCGCTGGCGGGCGAGGAGTACCCCGCCCTTCTGACCGCCCGCCAGGCGATCCGCGCGGCCACGATAGGCGGCGCGGAGGGTCTGAAGCTCGACCGCCGCACCGGCTCGCTGACGCCGGGCAAGGATGCCGACATCATCCTGCTCGACGCCGAGGCGCTCAATGTCGCGCCGCTCAATAATGTGCCCGGCACGGTCGTCACCCTGATGGAGCGCTCGAATGTCGACAGCGTGCTGGTGGCGGGCAAGGTGCGCAAATGGCAGGGCAAGCTCGTCGGCGCGGACATCGCCCATCTGCGCGGCGAACTGGAAAAAAGCCGCGACTACATTTTCGAAAAGGCCGGGATTGCCCGCTCGCTGTTCGGCGACTGA
- a CDS encoding extradiol ring-cleavage dioxygenase, whose translation MAKLVATLASTHHPFYLKATTAPPEQQMPEAPTWKRKIEAYRETLAKAEPDVLVMIGSDHFHQIFLDNCPQFLIGKAERYDATFYNEEREFGIPKYVLEGDEPMSRFMHQHLMNQNFDFAFSNELKIDHSIICPIITVRPQNDLPVVPIYTNIFAPPLHTPKRFYEVGRAIRKAIDDYPSDKRVAAIGTGHLSLELGGPRQFMETGPDPEFDRQAIEWLKSGDIDAILENVTHESMAQSGNATHGFLNFILMLGVAGPEGADYVDNLDLFHTMEAYFTWYPKEAAA comes from the coding sequence TTGGCAAAACTCGTTGCAACACTGGCGTCGACCCACCATCCCTTCTATCTGAAGGCGACCACGGCGCCGCCCGAACAACAAATGCCCGAGGCGCCGACATGGAAGCGCAAGATCGAGGCTTACCGGGAGACGCTGGCAAAGGCGGAACCGGATGTTCTTGTGATGATCGGCTCCGATCATTTCCACCAGATCTTCCTCGACAACTGCCCGCAATTCCTGATCGGCAAGGCGGAGCGTTATGACGCGACCTTCTATAACGAAGAGCGCGAATTCGGCATTCCGAAATATGTGCTTGAGGGCGACGAGCCCATGTCGCGCTTCATGCACCAGCACCTGATGAACCAGAACTTCGATTTCGCCTTTTCCAACGAGCTGAAGATCGACCATTCGATCATCTGCCCGATCATCACCGTCAGGCCGCAGAATGATCTGCCGGTCGTGCCGATCTACACAAACATCTTCGCGCCGCCCCTGCACACCCCGAAGCGGTTCTATGAAGTCGGCCGCGCGATCCGCAAGGCGATCGACGACTACCCGTCCGACAAACGCGTCGCCGCGATCGGCACGGGGCATCTGTCGCTCGAGCTCGGCGGCCCGCGCCAATTCATGGAAACGGGGCCGGATCCGGAATTCGACCGGCAGGCGATCGAATGGCTGAAGAGCGGCGATATCGACGCTATTCTCGAAAACGTCACCCATGAGAGCATGGCCCAGAGCGGCAATGCCACCCATGGCTTCCTGAACTTCATCCTGATGCTTGGCGTGGCCGGCCCGGAAGGGGCGGACTATGTCGACAATCTCGACCTGTTCCACACCATGGAAGCCTATTTCACCTGGTATCCCAAGGAGGCCGCGGCATGA
- a CDS encoding glycoside hydrolase family 88/105 protein, with translation MDPLLRRKEHFIERDAVCALIEKLADNLVNIKDETGEFLLRLEDGRVIDTKGWAGWEWTHGIGLYGLLKYREMTGSALALDIITRWFSDRLAEGTPTRNVNTVAPFLTLAHLYEETRNPVWRPYLESWAEWVMHDMPRTEDGGIQHIVYNSVNHQQMWDDTLMMTVLPLAKIGLVLDRPDYIEEAKYQFLIHTQYLADRKTGLWYHGWTFDGNHSFANALWARGNSWVTIAIPEFIDMLTLPESDPVARHLIATYRRQARMLKETQAPSGLWHTLIDDPESYEEASAAAGFAYGLLKGVRMRLIGPEYLETAERAVKGVVDNISDDGELLNVSFGTAIGADLDHYREIKLTSMPYGQAMAMFCLSEYLRQYL, from the coding sequence ATGGATCCGCTTCTTCGGCGCAAGGAACACTTCATCGAGCGCGACGCGGTCTGCGCGCTGATCGAAAAGCTTGCCGACAATCTCGTCAACATCAAGGACGAGACAGGCGAATTCCTGCTGAGGCTGGAGGACGGTCGGGTGATCGACACCAAGGGCTGGGCCGGCTGGGAATGGACCCACGGCATCGGCCTTTACGGCCTGCTGAAATACCGGGAGATGACCGGCAGCGCGCTGGCGCTCGACATCATCACCCGCTGGTTCTCCGATCGTCTGGCCGAGGGCACGCCGACGCGCAACGTCAATACGGTCGCGCCCTTCCTCACGCTCGCCCATCTTTACGAAGAAACGAGAAATCCGGTCTGGCGTCCCTACCTGGAGAGCTGGGCCGAATGGGTGATGCATGACATGCCGAGAACCGAGGACGGCGGCATCCAGCACATCGTCTACAATTCGGTCAACCACCAGCAGATGTGGGACGACACGCTGATGATGACCGTGCTGCCGCTCGCCAAGATCGGTCTCGTGCTCGACCGGCCCGACTATATCGAGGAGGCGAAATACCAGTTCCTGATCCACACCCAGTATCTTGCCGACCGCAAGACCGGGCTCTGGTATCACGGCTGGACCTTTGACGGGAACCACAGCTTCGCCAATGCGCTCTGGGCGCGCGGCAACAGCTGGGTGACCATCGCCATTCCCGAATTTATCGACATGCTCACGCTTCCGGAAAGCGATCCGGTCGCCCGCCACCTGATCGCCACCTATCGTCGCCAGGCGCGCATGCTGAAGGAGACACAGGCCCCGTCGGGCCTCTGGCACACGCTGATCGACGATCCTGAAAGCTATGAGGAAGCGTCAGCCGCCGCTGGCTTTGCCTACGGCCTCCTGAAAGGCGTGCGGATGCGCCTGATCGGCCCGGAATACCTCGAAACGGCAGAACGCGCCGTCAAGGGCGTGGTCGACAATATCAGCGATGACGGCGAGTTGCTGAACGTCTCCTTCGGCACCGCGATCGGCGCGGACCTCGACCACTACCGGGAGATCAAGCTTACCTCCATGCCCTACGGCCAGGCGATGGCGATGTTCTGCCTCAGCGAATATCTCCGGCAATACCTGTAG
- the kdgR gene encoding DNA-binding transcriptional regulator KdgR — protein MKDNRPKTENVAAVLKVFAVLETLAESRSAALAEIAHCAMTSKSTTHRLLHTMMELGYVAQDEDSERYELTPRLFSLAAQTMKSQADILRVADKAMGRLSRATGESINLGILDGREQRVVYIHQYDSTYSLSMNSTLGKRNPLHSTSLGKALLAFRDDEEIAERLAEMQMEVTAPNTITDKAVLREELLAVRAGGYAEEIEESEAGVRCIAAPVLNHVGKSIAAISIAFPLFRFDEARKDDYVALLKTATHDVSQALGYVAESA, from the coding sequence GTGAAAGACAACAGGCCGAAAACGGAGAATGTGGCCGCCGTCCTTAAGGTTTTTGCGGTGCTGGAGACGCTGGCGGAAAGCCGCAGCGCCGCCCTGGCAGAGATCGCCCATTGCGCCATGACCTCGAAAAGCACCACGCACCGCCTGCTGCATACGATGATGGAGCTCGGCTATGTGGCGCAGGATGAAGACAGCGAACGCTACGAACTGACGCCGCGCCTGTTCAGCCTCGCCGCCCAGACGATGAAAAGCCAGGCCGACATCCTGCGCGTTGCCGACAAGGCCATGGGCCGGCTGTCGCGCGCCACGGGGGAATCGATCAATCTCGGCATCCTCGACGGGCGCGAGCAGCGCGTCGTCTATATCCACCAGTATGATTCAACCTACAGCCTGTCGATGAACTCCACGCTCGGCAAACGCAATCCGTTGCATTCGACCTCGCTTGGCAAGGCGCTTCTTGCCTTCCGCGACGACGAGGAGATCGCGGAAAGGCTGGCGGAAATGCAGATGGAAGTGACCGCCCCCAACACGATAACCGACAAGGCGGTGCTGCGCGAGGAGCTCCTCGCGGTCCGCGCCGGCGGCTATGCGGAGGAGATCGAGGAGAGCGAGGCGGGCGTGCGCTGCATCGCCGCACCTGTGCTCAACCATGTGGGCAAGTCGATTGCGGCAATCAGCATCGCCTTCCCGCTTTTTCGCTTCGACGAGGCCCGCAAGGATGACTATGTCGCGCTCTTGAAAACGGCGACCCATGACGTCTCGCAGGCACTCGGTTACGTCGCCGAAAGCGCCTGA
- a CDS encoding ABC transporter ATP-binding protein: protein MAELKLRKVGKSYGTLSVMHDLNLEIHDGEFLVLVGPSGCGKSTLLRMIAGLEEITDGTIAINGKVVNDLPASKRELSMVFQSYALYPHMSVRKNLAFGLQNLKMDRAEIDRRVDEAARILQIEPLMARKPRQLSGGQKQRVAIGRSIVREPQLFLFDEPLSNLDAELRVQMRVELASLYERLKTTMIYVTHDQVEAMTLATRIVVLRAGKIEQVGTPEELYTRPANLFVAGFIGSPKINMIEATVTGSGSERRLDLDDFGTHPLPPGLSEDHGRVTVCVRPEAIKPESGAIQTEGRVRIIEYLGSETIVHVDLPSGKTLIFQTHQMERHRVGETVRVGFDPGDQHLFDADGQRINTEEALFV, encoded by the coding sequence ATGGCTGAACTCAAACTCAGAAAAGTCGGCAAGTCCTACGGCACGCTGTCGGTGATGCACGACCTCAACCTGGAAATCCATGACGGCGAGTTCCTCGTCCTCGTGGGCCCCTCGGGCTGCGGGAAGTCGACGCTCCTGCGCATGATCGCGGGTCTTGAGGAGATTACCGATGGCACGATTGCCATCAACGGCAAGGTGGTGAATGACCTTCCCGCCTCCAAGCGCGAGCTTTCCATGGTGTTCCAGTCCTATGCGCTCTATCCGCATATGAGTGTCAGGAAGAACCTCGCCTTCGGTCTGCAGAACCTGAAGATGGACCGCGCCGAGATCGATCGCCGCGTCGACGAGGCGGCGCGCATCCTGCAGATCGAGCCGCTTATGGCCAGAAAACCGCGCCAGCTCTCCGGCGGACAGAAACAGCGTGTCGCGATCGGTCGCTCGATCGTGCGCGAACCGCAGCTCTTCCTCTTCGACGAGCCTCTGTCGAACCTCGATGCCGAGCTTCGTGTGCAGATGCGCGTCGAACTGGCAAGCCTTTACGAGCGGCTGAAGACGACGATGATCTATGTGACCCATGACCAGGTGGAGGCGATGACGCTTGCGACCCGGATCGTGGTGCTGCGCGCCGGCAAGATCGAACAGGTCGGGACACCGGAAGAACTCTACACGAGACCCGCAAACCTTTTCGTCGCCGGCTTTATCGGTTCGCCGAAGATCAACATGATCGAGGCGACGGTTACTGGCTCCGGCTCCGAACGCAGGCTTGATCTCGATGATTTCGGAACCCATCCGCTGCCGCCGGGGCTTTCCGAAGACCATGGCCGCGTCACGGTCTGCGTGCGGCCTGAGGCGATCAAGCCGGAGAGCGGCGCGATCCAGACAGAGGGGCGGGTGCGCATCATCGAATATCTCGGTAGCGAAACCATCGTTCACGTCGATCTTCCATCCGGCAAGACGCTTATTTTCCAGACCCATCAGATGGAAAGGCATCGCGTCGGCGAGACGGTCCGCGTCGGTTTCGATCCGGGCGATCAGCATCTCTTCGATGCGGACGGCCAGCGCATCAACACTGAGGAGGCGCTCTTCGTCTGA
- a CDS encoding carbohydrate ABC transporter permease, whose product MLYPLLWLLASSLKPENEIFGSLGLWPSTFNWSNYTGGWEALPVSFSIFYRNSTIVTVLSVLGNLFSCSFAAYAFARLEFTGKRLFFGLMMMTLMIPYHVVLIPQYVMFLKLGWVDTYLPLIVPRFLASDGFFIFLMVQFFRQIPRELDEAAQIDGCSAFKIYWAVILPLSLPALATSAIFSMIWVWEDFLAPLIYLNDIKNYTVPLALRLFIDQEGKSAFGQMFAMSVLSLVPVVIFFIAFQKLIVRGIATSGMK is encoded by the coding sequence ATGCTCTATCCGCTGCTCTGGCTTCTGGCGTCTTCGCTGAAGCCGGAAAACGAGATCTTCGGAAGCCTCGGCCTCTGGCCGTCAACCTTCAACTGGAGCAACTACACCGGAGGATGGGAGGCGCTGCCCGTTTCCTTCTCGATCTTCTACCGCAACTCGACCATCGTCACGGTGCTGTCGGTCCTCGGTAACCTGTTTTCCTGCTCTTTCGCGGCCTATGCCTTCGCGCGGCTGGAATTCACCGGAAAACGGCTGTTCTTCGGGCTGATGATGATGACGCTGATGATCCCCTATCACGTCGTCCTGATCCCCCAATATGTGATGTTTCTGAAGCTCGGCTGGGTCGATACCTACCTGCCGCTGATCGTGCCGCGCTTCCTGGCGTCCGACGGCTTCTTCATTTTCCTGATGGTGCAGTTTTTCCGGCAGATCCCGCGCGAGCTTGACGAGGCGGCGCAGATCGATGGCTGTTCGGCCTTCAAGATTTACTGGGCCGTGATCCTGCCGCTGTCGCTGCCGGCGCTGGCAACATCGGCCATCTTCTCGATGATCTGGGTCTGGGAGGACTTCCTGGCGCCGCTGATCTATCTGAATGACATCAAGAACTACACCGTGCCGCTGGCGCTCAGGCTGTTCATCGACCAGGAGGGCAAGTCCGCCTTCGGGCAGATGTTCGCCATGTCGGTGCTGTCGCTGGTGCCGGTGGTGATCTTCTTCATCGCCTTCCAGAAACTCATCGTTCGCGGCATCGCGACATCGGGCATGAAGTAA
- a CDS encoding carbohydrate ABC transporter permease, translating into MKNTKARNASGYMFLAPWLIGFFLLAIGPILVSLYLSFTRYDMVGDPRWTGLDNYIYMFTRDRRFWKTLEVTFHYVVFAVPLRLIMALGVAMLLDKGLRTIGLYRAIFYLPSLLGASIAIAILWRQLFSIDGVVNQVLAVFGIQGIGWITNPSTSIYTLIVLAIWQFGAPMLIFLAGLRGIPKDLYEAADIDGTPRFRKFYAITLPMLAPVVFFNLVLQIIEAFKIFSPAFIISNGTGGPADSLLVYTVYLFNEAFKFFRMGYASALAWVLLVIIGLFTALAFATSKYWVHYENERD; encoded by the coding sequence ATGAAGAATACGAAAGCGCGCAACGCTTCCGGGTACATGTTCCTGGCGCCCTGGCTGATCGGGTTCTTCCTGCTCGCCATCGGTCCGATCCTGGTCTCGCTCTATCTGTCATTCACGCGCTATGACATGGTCGGCGACCCGCGCTGGACCGGGCTCGACAATTACATCTACATGTTCACCCGCGACCGCCGGTTCTGGAAGACGCTGGAAGTCACCTTCCATTATGTGGTCTTCGCCGTTCCGCTCCGGCTGATCATGGCGCTCGGCGTCGCCATGCTGCTCGACAAGGGGCTCAGGACGATCGGACTATATCGCGCGATCTTTTACCTGCCGTCTCTGCTCGGCGCGTCCATCGCGATTGCGATCCTGTGGCGGCAGCTGTTTTCGATCGACGGCGTGGTCAACCAGGTGCTGGCCGTCTTCGGCATTCAGGGCATCGGCTGGATCACCAATCCCTCAACCTCGATCTACACGTTGATCGTGCTGGCGATCTGGCAGTTCGGCGCGCCGATGCTGATCTTCCTGGCAGGGCTGCGCGGCATTCCGAAGGATCTTTACGAGGCGGCGGATATCGACGGGACGCCGCGCTTCCGCAAGTTCTACGCCATCACCCTGCCGATGCTGGCGCCGGTCGTATTCTTCAATCTGGTGCTGCAGATCATCGAGGCGTTCAAGATCTTCTCGCCCGCCTTCATCATCTCGAACGGCACTGGCGGGCCGGCCGACAGCCTTCTGGTCTACACCGTCTATCTCTTCAACGAGGCCTTCAAGTTCTTCCGCATGGGCTATGCCTCGGCGCTTGCCTGGGTGCTGCTGGTGATCATCGGCCTGTTCACCGCGCTTGCCTTCGCGACCTCGAAATATTGGGTGCATTATGAAAATGAACGCGACTGA